Below is a genomic region from Miscanthus floridulus cultivar M001 chromosome 1, ASM1932011v1, whole genome shotgun sequence.
TGTCAAACACTACGGTTGCAAGGTTGACATGCTGGGTCGTGCAGGGCTGCTCAAAGAAGCATTTGAGTTCATCGGCACAATGAAGATCGAGCCTAATCCTGTCATATGGAGGACCCTTCTTGGGGCTTGTAGGATCCATGGTGAGATCGAACTGGCTGAACATGCGAATCGGGAACTTCTAAAGGCAAGGAGTGATGCAAGTGGGGATTTTGTGCTTCTGTCGAACATTTATGCATCAGTTGGAGAATGGCTGGGGTCAGAgaatatgagaaagttgatggACGACAGTGGTGTCAACAAGGAGGCAGGCCGTGCAGTTGTAGATGGCAGTTCGAAGGATCTAATACAATCTTCTAGACTGTTCTAACTGCATTCtgtattaaaaaaaaaaaatcatctgtctatcaagcttccagctacAGGGCAAGAAATTGAACACCTCGTCCTGTTTTTCTGTCAATGAAGAGAAAAATGGCCAGTATCACTGGTTGTGCTATCAATGTGCATTCAGCTATCCTTGTTTTTCAATATTAAATCCATGATCTATGTAGCCACAATAATCATGCAAGGAAAACACACTTTAACCTATGCAGCCATGAACTGAAATCAATGATCTATAGAATATTGTACACCCTACCAAGAAAACCAGTTAAACTAGCTCAAATGTGATGGTGATATATTTGCAAACCTGTACTGTTTTCTAGGTGGTCTGAGTGGCTGCAATCCTGCATGAATTCAACCACAGAACTATGAGGTGGGTAACAGAAGAAACAAAGCCCCTAACAAAGCCAAAGATGACCACACAGAAACAACACTTCTTCTGACTGTACCTAGGGGCATTTCGGCAAGCAACAGAACCACTCTTTAGAATGATAAACATCAAAACGAAAGGATGATGAGGCATACTTTCCTTCTGAAAGAAAATTTTCTTCAGCTATAAATACCTCAGCATGGGCCATCCCCATTTCACCATCACAACAATTCCAGATCTTGTAGAGCCTGTTCAGTTAGTTTGAGGCATGTTGTGCTTTTTAAATGCGCACTTTTCTGTAGCATTTTTCATGAAGATGCTGACTTGTTAAATGTTCCTTTCTGTTTTAGTTCAATGATGTCGATGGCTTCATCTTTGACAAACCATTGGGTTGTTGGCGGTTCATCCTGTCATGAATACACGAGCAGCAGATCTGATGATTGCTTCAAGGTATTGACTTGGAATCACAATGTGATCAAGGGGAAGCAGTTCTTGCCCAGAGAAAAGGCTGCTTTGACTGGTTGGCAGATCGCCCGCGCTGTACcaaaagatcccaagaaggtAATTTCCTTATAGCTAAGGAACTAATTGTTATATATGATCCTATGCCCTTATATTAcctttaaaaaatagaaaaaaaaatgttgACTTTAATGCTTGGAGATAATTGAATCACAAAAACAGAAAAGGGCCAATAAATGCTCTCCTGCTAGAATAATGGCAATATAGATTATGCAGTCCAAATCAATGTATCAAGTAATGCATTTCCAAGTAGAGGACAAATgatctaaaatttgagaaaatcaTGTTGCCTCTTTATTTTGTCATATTTTGCTATGGGGCATCGAACGTATGTGTTGTTGGCCAATTCACACAGCAAACGATCTCATTGGCCGGGTACCATTACAACAACATGGTTCTTTGCTCCTTAACACAGCATCCACAAAAATAATCATTTGTCCATTCagggagagagaaaattgtaaatCAAAATGAGAAGTAAATTCTACAAAATTGTTGGTTTAAAATACCTTCACTATCTAAGCTTACTGTAAAATTTGTATTGAAACAAAGAAATCTAATAGTTACGTTAAAAAAAATGATAGAACTCAGACATTCATTACAACACATTCTGAAGCATGACAAAGATGGCAGTGATATTTACTCATGGTATTAGGGCATTCACCTCCGTATGACAACAAAGCGGTGGGAGATTGACATGAAGGACAACATGATAAATATCAAATCACAGGACGATTTTGATGAACAGCTTCTGATGGCCAGAGATAAATTCACAGTGGTGCACTTCTTTTCACCTAGCTGTGGAACTTGCAAGGCCCTACACTCTAAGGTAAAAGAAGACAAGCATGTGATTCAACAATTTTACAATTATCAAAAGGAAAAACAATTACATGTCTTACCATAAAATAATATATAATACCTTTTTGTCAAATTTCCAAAAAGGTACATCAGTTTGCCGAGATGCATCCAGGACTGGAATTTCTTATGGTCAACTATAATGAACAAACAGATATCTGTAAGAGGCTCCATGTCTGTGTCTTGCCATTGTTCCGCTTTTACAGAGGCACCGAAGGTCGTATTTGTAGCTTCAGCTGCACAATTTCAACTGTAAGATTGGATGGTCAAATCACTGTTAAACTATTTTTAAACTAAGTAGTTCATACTGTTTCAGATTCATAAGTTCAAAGATGCTCTGAAAAGGCATGGGGTTCAGATTGAGAGTCCAGCAGCAGAAAAGGGGTTGGAAGAATATGAACTTAAGAGCTTTGACCCACCTACTGATATCTCAAATGCAAGTGATGCTTCACCGAAAATGGACAGAGATGATGGCCccatcgccccccccccccccacacacacacaaaaaaaaagaggcgtacccagtgcagagagctcccgctctgtgcggggtgtggggaagggtgttagtggcaagccttaccctcgcctgtgcaatgcgaggagaccgcgactcgaacccgggaccttccggtcataggcggtaagactctaccgcttgcaccaggacCGCCCTTCGAACCCAGCAATGACTAAATCAGTATGCTGCAGACTGCCCAGTTCTAGTTTTGATGTGTGTGCATGGAAGCTGAGTATTCAAAAGATTATGGCCCATATGTGCTTATAATGGCCCTATGTTTAAAAATTTGAGGGCCAATAAGCATAAAATGGGTATGGATTTCTAAATATCAAAGAATTTTAAATGACGCTATCAGTTACCATATGCagtttttttctcaaacacaaaGAACTGCATGTCAATGGATTAGGAAATAGAGTTTGTTGAAGCTGACTTTAAGTTTTCATAAGTTACATTCGTGCCTGTAAAAATCATTAACTACCTTTAGCATTAGAACTACCCACTACTTCCTACCAGAACAGCTTGCAAGGCACCACTGCTATACTCTGTCATTCACCGAATCACCTACTGCAAGAGGCGCTGAACTGATGGACAGACGTTGTTGAACACAGTCATTCTGGTGCTTCTCAATGTTCCAGGCAGCCAAAATGACCAGCGAATTGAACCCTTTGCACTTTTCCTTGCTAAGGATAAGTTCAGCCTTGTAATACCATTCTGCGAACTCTCTTTCTGTCCGATTTAAGGCTTGGGCTGGGAGGCCATACCGGATGAAGAGGCGATGCTAGACCTCTTACGCAAACACATAGGTGGTCAGCAGATGCTTTATGTATATTCGTCAGCCTGGTTGCAGAGTTGGCAACTTGCCAGGTACAGCATCCATGCTGCACTTGGCCAGCCTGTCAGCAGTCCAGCAATGGTTCAAGATGACTAGCCATGGAAGGTCTGGTGTGCCGAGCTCACTGAGTATTCGCTGGACAGGCTGTGTCTCCAACGGTGTATGTACCATAAACAGTTTAGCATGCCAATTTCTACTGTAACATCCACTTAGAACAGGGAGTCAGGGAGGGTCTAGGATTCAAATTCTTATGATTCAGTTCAAATTTTAACTAGAGCCTATTTCAAAGCAATCCGCCTCATCCAAGCACACCATATATGTTTTGAGTCCTGATTACCCAGCAAGGCAATCTCACCTATTGCGGCAAACAGACCAGAACAGGCATTACATCCCTATATGTTACATGTCTAATTTTGTAACTTAGTGGAGAAAAAATTTTCTAAAAAGGAAATACAAAGGCCTTACACGACATTAGAGGGAAAAAAACATCAAACGACATAATAAACCCCAAAAAATTAAGCACACACCATATACTATATACAATGCAGGATTCAGAAAGACAGATCATAATCTTGTAATGGTGATGTTAATCCAGAAAAGTTGCACTGGTACTAACACTAGCAGAATTGTTAAACAAAAT
It encodes:
- the LOC136468764 gene encoding thioredoxin-like 1-1, chloroplastic, coding for MGHPHFTITTIPDLVEPVHSMMSMASSLTNHWVVGGSSCHEYTSSRSDDCFKVLTWNHNVIKGKQFLPREKAALTGWQIARAVPKDPKKGIHLRMTTKRWEIDMKDNMINIKSQDDFDEQLLMARDKFTVVHFFSPSCGTCKALHSKVHQFAEMHPGLEFLMVNYNEQTDICKRLHIHKFKDALKRHGVQIESPAAEKGLEEYELKSFDPPTDISNASSQNDQRIEPFALFLAKDKFSLSWQLARYSIHAALGQPVSSPAMVQDD